The genomic stretch GTGGAGCTAAACCGAACATCCGCTTCGTCCACGCGGGCGGCAGCACCATGCAGTTCACCCCCGATTTCCAATGCAATGCGCCGCCCCAGAGAGGCTGCGGCACCACTGAGAACGACAACGGCGGGCTTCACCACCGACTGGGACGGACCTCTCATCAGACCCCGCTTCCCAGCGCCTGGGAGATCGCCGGATGCCAGCGCTCTTCGCCCTTGTAGATCAGGATCATCGAAAAATACGGCGCGCGATCTTCGGTAAGCTCCGCAAGCGGCATCAGGCGCTCTTCGGCCAAACTGACCCGTTCGACATAGCCGGCCTGCGCCACAAGGCCCATGCGCTCGATCAGCGCTTTGATCCGGGCGAAGTGTCGTCCGATCTTGATGATGGCCAACGCCCCGGCTGCCTCAATACCGCGCTGCAGCTGATCATCATCAAGGGGACCGGGAAGCACGCTCAGGACATCATTGCGCGCTGCAAGCGGTCGACCAAGCCCGGCGGCTGCGGCCATCATGGAGGAGACACCTGGAACGACTTCGGTCGGGTAGTGCCCCGCCAGACGCTCGAACAGATACATGAAGGAGCCGTAGAAGAAGGGATCGCCTTCACACAGGACGGCCACATCCGAACCGGCATCGAGATGCCGCGACAGCGTTTCTGCCGCCTGGTCATAGACATCCTGCGCTGGAAACCGCTCTACCCGCATCGGAACAATGATCGGCACCTCAAGCTGCGCCGACGTGATGTAATCAGCGGCGATCTGTCGGGCGAAGCTTGGTCCCGTATCAGGCGCCGGATAGGCCACCACCGGGCAGGACGTCAGGATCCGATGCGCCTTCAGCGTCAGGAGTTCAGGATCTCCTGGTCCAAGACCGAGACCGTAGAGTTTACCGGTCATGCCGCCTCTCCCTTGACAACCGACCAGATCGTCACCGGCATCAGCGACTTCCAGCCGCAATAACGCCCGACCGGGGCAGCCCTGGCGACCTGCAAGCGAGCCAGATCGCCGCCATAGAGCGTGCGCAACTCGATCAATTTGGCTTCCCCTTCGAGCGTGACGGCATTGGCGACCAGCAGACCGCCCACATCCAGGGCGGACCAGCAGGTCTCGAACAGTCCCTCACCCGTAATCCCGCCACCGATGAAGATGACGTCCGGCCGGCGCAATCCTGCCAAGGCCGCAGGCGCCACCCCTTCGACGATCTCAAGATCCGGCACCCCAAGGGCCACCGCATTTTCGCGCAACATGGTCAGCCTTTCCGGCTTTGCCTCAATGGCAATAGCCCGCGTGCCCATACCAGTCCGCATCCATTCAATCGCGATGGAACCGCATCCGGCACCGACGTCCCAGAGCAGCGCATTGGGGAATGGCTGAAGCTTGGCGAGCGTAACGGCCCTTACCTCGCGCTTGGTCATCTGCCCGTCATGCAGGAAAGCCTCATCCGGCAGGCCAGGAACAGGCGACAGCAACGGGCCATCGGCGGCGCAATCGATCGCAAGTGTATTGAAGTCGGAGAATTCAGGTTGATGCTCGAGAATCTGCCGGGCTGTCAGCGTGACGATACGCTCCTGCAGCCCGCCAATATGCTCAAGCACATGCATGACGGAAGCACCGAAGCCGCGATTGACGAGCAGCGCAGCGGCCTGCTCTACGGTAGACGCATCCGATGTCAGAGCCAGAATGCGGGCGCGCGGCAGAACGTGCCGGTGCAGAAAGGCAAGCGGCCGTCCGTGCAGTGAAATCTGTGCAACCGACTGCAAGGGCCAACCCAGCCGTGAGGCGGCGAGCGAGAAGGCCGATGGGCTCGGCAGGATATACATCTCCTCAGCCGCAACATAGCGCCGGAGGGTGGCACCAATGCCGAAATGCATAGGATCCCCGGTCGCCAGCACCGTAACAGGCGTCCCGCGAAGCTTCAGGATTTCATCAAGCGTTTCGCGAAAGCCGGCACCCCATGTCAGGATGCGCTTCAATCCCGGAAGTGAACTGCCGTCGATGACCGCCTCAAGCCGTTCGCCGAGCACGAGCGTCTCGGCCTGCCAGATCAGCGCCTGACCTTCGGCGCTAAGGCTTTCGAGACCGTTGTCGCCCATGCCAACAATTGTCAGCCAGGGTCCGTTTGCGGCATCAATATCGCGATCAGACATTGGTCCCAAGCCCTCCGGCCACGGCATTGACGGCAGCGGATGCCATGGCAGATCCGCCGCGACGCCCGCGAACTGCAATATACGGTACCCCCCGACTGTTCTCGATCAGCGCGTCCTTGCTTTCTGCCGCGCCGACAAAGCCGACGGGCATTCCAATGATCAGCGCCGGTTTCGGAGCACCGGCATCAAGACGCTCCAGCAGGCGGAAAAGCGCCGTCGGCGCATTGCCGATCGCGACCACGGCGCCGGCGAGATCTTCATCCCATAAGTCCACCTGCGCAGCAGAGCGTGTATTTCCGATCTCAACGGCTTTTGGCCGCACCCGCTCGTCGTTGAGGAGGCAGATGACCTGATTTGAGGCCGGAAGCAGACGGGTGATGATCCCGTGGCGGACCATCTCGACATCGACCAGCACAGGCGCACCCTGCGCCAGGGCCTCAGCGCCGGCTTCGAAAGCACCTTCCGAAAAGGCAATATCATCGACCAGATCCACCATGCCACAGGCATGGATGAGCCGGATGATCAACGGCTGCATGGGAGCGGGAAATCGGTCAAGGTCAGCTTCCGCGCGGATCGTGGCAAAGGACTGGCGGTAGATTTCAGCGGGGTCGCGGATGTAGTCGAGTGGTGCATTCATGCGGAATACCCCCCTCTGTCGCGTTGCGACATCTCCCCCACAAGGGGGGAGAGTGGGGTGTGCCGTGTGGCAGCCTCGGCAACGACGGCAGAATCGCTGAACGAAGTCCCAGAAGTCATGGATGAATTTGGAACATCAGAGGCGAGGTCGGCGCAAGCCGCAGTCCGCTCTCCCCCCTTGTGGGGGAGATGGCCGGCAGGCCAGAGGGGGGTATCCCCGCCCGCAAACTCCAGCGCCCGATGCCCGATCCCGAGCACCCAGCCCTCTTCGGTCGTCGATGCCGTCACCTCTTCGTCGCTCAACATCGGCGGACGGGCAAGAAGTGCAGAAAGCCGCCCGTCAGCGTCAAAACGTGAGAAGGCTTCCGCGACAGTTCGTACCTGTACGGCATCCTTCACCTCGTCGCTTGCGGCCAGCGGGAAGAGAGACGGATAAATTTCGGCGAAAACGACAGGTTTCTCGAATGAGGCAGAAAAGCCCGTTTCGAACGGCCACACGGCAACCTGGTCACAATAGTGGCTTTCATCGAGAAAACGGGAAAGACGTGCAATCCCGAGAAGGGTCTGGCTACCGACCGAACCGTTATAGCTCAATTGCCAGATGGATTTCGCCCCCTTGGCGAACAGCTCCGATTTGCGGAAGGCAAGAGGCGCCGTTTGGGGGGCTGCCGGCTTCCTGTCCGACAGATCGGGATAGACATGCTGATGCGGCCGTCCCCAGAAGCGCGGCTCGCCGGCAAAATGCGTGGCATTCCAGCGGGACGCTACCTCGAAGCGGTTGTTTCGGTTATCCGGGCCATCTTCGATCTCCGAGGCGATCCTGCGCCAGAGCGTCCGCCAGTCCGATTTGCCTGTCAGCCGCTCGGCAGTACCTGCCGGATAGCCGAAGGCGAAGTCGAAGCCGCACAGGAGGCGTTCGCCTCGCGTCACAGCAGAAGCCACAACCGTGTTCAGTCGTTGCATGAAGACGTGGCGGGTCGAGAAATTCTCGATCCACTCGATCGCATGGCCATCGCCCTCGCGCCGGGCGAGGCACGCCCAGAGCGAGTTCTTGCCGGTGACCGGTTGTCCGGCACCGGACCAGTCGACGATCAGGATGCGATCGAAGAGCGGCATTACTTTTTCTTCTGCATCGACTTTGGCCCCAGCGGATGATCCGCATGCGGATAAGGCGCGTGGTGGTGATGGTGGTCATGGCCGTGCGCATGATCATGTCCATGATCGTGACCATGATGATGGTGGCCGTAATCATGGGCATCATGGTGGTGATGGTGACCATGGTCGTGGCCGTGGGCATGGTTGTGGTCATGTCCATGATCTTGGTCGTGGTGGCCGCAGCCACAATTGGGTCCATGCTCGTGATGCGCCGCCTTGCCCGAGGACGGGGCGTCCATCACGGCCTGCAGATCGGCATCCGGCGCCTTGTCCTTGAGGCCGGCATATTTGCCGCCGAGCGTGAAGGACGGCGCATAGTCGAATGCTGGCTCGACCGGTACGGGCTTCAGCGGTGCCGGTTCCGCATGGCTGTGCACCGGCGTCCATGGCAGACCATGCTCGCGACAGAAATCGGGATCGCGGCAGGAAGCATCGCAATCGCCCTTGCAAGGACAGTTTTCCAGGCCGCCGCCAATGCCCTCGACATGATGGTGGTGGCTTTCTTGGCGCTGGCCGACATCGGCCTCGAAACCGAGCACCTGTTCGCGATACTTGCACATCTGGCAGTTCATAACAGCCGCACCTTCGAGGATCTCCTTCACACGATCTTGAAAGGCATCAAGCACCAGCGGATGGTCGTTCAAATAGCTCGCCTTGACGAACTGGATCTCCGGATGCCGCGCCGCGACCTCGTCGGTGTAGCTGTAGATGCGCTTCACCAGGACGCCGGTAAACAGGAAATAGGGGAAGACGACGATGCGCTTGTAGCCAAGCTTGGCGGCATGGGTCAGGCCCGGCTCGACCAGCGGGAAGGTGACGCCCGAATAGCAGGTTTCACCCCAACCGAAGCCCATGCCTTCCCAGAGCATGCGCATGACCTTGGTGGCGTTGGAATTGGCGTCCGGATCGGACGAGCCGCGACCGACGACCATCAGCAGCGTCTCGTGCTTGTCGACGAAGCCGAGCGTTTCGTTCGCCTCGTCGACGGCCGTCTGGATGCGGTCGCCGGCAGCGCGGATCATCTTCAGATCGATGCCAAGCTCGCGACCGTAATTGATGACGAAATCCTTGTGCTGCGCCTGATAGGTGTTGAGCACCGAGGGGATATCGTTCTTGGCGTGGCCGGCGGCAAAGAGCATGCCGGGAACCGCCAGCACGCGGGTCACGCCCTGCTCACGCAGGCTGTCGAGGCCGGCGGAGATCACCGGATTGCAGAATTCGAGATAGCCGTATTCCACCGGCATATCGGGATTGCGGGCGCGCAGCGCTTCCGCGATCACGGCGAATTCCCGCGCCGCGTTCTGATTGCGGCTGCCGTGACCGCAGACCATGATTCCGAGTTTTTCCGCCATTGGATGCTGGCCTCCCTGCTTCGTTGCTTTCTGGATGTACGAAGCGCCAGGGCAGCGGTTTACGCTCCCCTATGGCCTTTGGGACAGCTCCGGAATTGGCCCCCGACTTGGGTCAGCCGCACCGGACTATTTCCAGCCTGTCGAACAGGCGCCGTCGCACATTGGCTGAAGCTTTATCGAAGCAGGCCGAGCCGGTCAAACCGGTTTGCGCCGCCCAGTGTGGAAGTTACGTCAGTCCACAGTTGGGACGGCACAGGCGGGGCAGAAAGTGACATATTGCCCTTGCCTTGACTTTGGTGCACAAGTCGCCGGCTCTCCTCCTTTGCCGAGTTTCCCGTGGCCGACCTCGCATTCAACCTCCTGCTTATCCTGTTCATCGCGGCTTTCATTGCCGGGTTCATTGATTCGATTGCAGGTGGCGGCGGCCTGATCACGATCCCGGCCATGCTGCTCGCCGGCATTCCGCCGCTCGAGACGCTCGGGACGAACAAGTTGCAGTCGATGTTTGGTGCCGGATCAGCAACGCTCGCCTATGCGCGCAAGGGCCATGTTGACCTCAAAAAGCAGATGCCCATGGCCGCGATGGCGGTACTAGGCGGCGCCATTGGCGCGCTGATAGCGACTGTTGTGCCCGCTTCGGTGCTGCAAGGACTGATGCCGTTCCTGCTGGTCGCCATTGCTCTCTACTTCGCCTTGAAGCCGAACATCTCGGACCAGGACCGGCAGCAGCGGATGACGCCCTTTATCTTTGCCCTGACCATCGTTCCACTGATCGGCCTCTATGATGGCGTCTTTGGTCCCGGCACAGGTTCGTTCTTTATGCTGGCCTTTGTTTCACTCGCAGGATTCGGCATGCTGAAGGCAACGGCGCACACAAAGCTTCTCAATCTCGGCTCGAATGTCGGTGCATTCGTCATTTTCCTGGCGAGCGGCGTGGTGCTCTGGAAAGTAGGCCTGCTGATGGGGCTGGGGCAGTTTCTCGGCGCGCAGACCGGCTCGCGCTTTGCCATGCGCGGTGGCGCGAGGGTCATCAAACCGCTTTTGGTCATCACCTGCGTTGCGCTCGCGATCCGCTTGCTGGCAGATCCGACAAATCCGATCCGGGTGTGGATCGGCGTTTGATACCATTCGACCTTGTCCCGACGCGGTCGGGACAAAGGGTCGTTCGCTAAACTACGCTGGGTAAGCTTTAGAACTCCACCCCGATTTGTGCCTTGATGCCTGAGCGGAACGGGTGTTTCACCAGTTCCATTTCAGTCACGAGATCCGCAATCTCGATCAGTTCATCCTTGGCGTTGCGTCCGGTCAGCACCACATGGGTCATATGCGGCTTCTCGCTTGTCAGGAAGTCGACAACATCCTGGATGGCGATGTAGTCATAGCGGATCGCGATATTGATTTCATCGAGCAGGACCATGGAAACGGACGGGTCTCTGATGAGATCCTTGGCCTTTTCCCAGGCGGCCTGCGCCATGGCAATGTCACGGGCCTTGTCCTGCGTTTCCCAGGTAAAGCCCTCGCCCATTGTATGGAATTCGCAGATATCCTGAAAATGGCGCAGGATGAGATCCCGCTCCCCGGTCGACATCGCGCCCTTGATGAACTGCACCACGCCGCATTTCTTGCCGTGGGCGATATGCCGGAAAATCATGCCAAAGGCCGCAGATGACTTGCCCTTACCCTTG from Peteryoungia desertarenae encodes the following:
- a CDS encoding TSUP family transporter — protein: MADLAFNLLLILFIAAFIAGFIDSIAGGGGLITIPAMLLAGIPPLETLGTNKLQSMFGAGSATLAYARKGHVDLKKQMPMAAMAVLGGAIGALIATVVPASVLQGLMPFLLVAIALYFALKPNISDQDRQQRMTPFIFALTIVPLIGLYDGVFGPGTGSFFMLAFVSLAGFGMLKATAHTKLLNLGSNVGAFVIFLASGVVLWKVGLLMGLGQFLGAQTGSRFAMRGGARVIKPLLVITCVALAIRLLADPTNPIRVWIGV
- the cbiE gene encoding precorrin-6y C5,15-methyltransferase (decarboxylating) subunit CbiE, whose protein sequence is MSDRDIDAANGPWLTIVGMGDNGLESLSAEGQALIWQAETLVLGERLEAVIDGSSLPGLKRILTWGAGFRETLDEILKLRGTPVTVLATGDPMHFGIGATLRRYVAAEEMYILPSPSAFSLAASRLGWPLQSVAQISLHGRPLAFLHRHVLPRARILALTSDASTVEQAAALLVNRGFGASVMHVLEHIGGLQERIVTLTARQILEHQPEFSDFNTLAIDCAADGPLLSPVPGLPDEAFLHDGQMTKREVRAVTLAKLQPFPNALLWDVGAGCGSIAIEWMRTGMGTRAIAIEAKPERLTMLRENAVALGVPDLEIVEGVAPAALAGLRRPDVIFIGGGITGEGLFETCWSALDVGGLLVANAVTLEGEAKLIELRTLYGGDLARLQVARAAPVGRYCGWKSLMPVTIWSVVKGEAA
- the cobO gene encoding cob(I)yrinic acid a,c-diamide adenosyltransferase, producing MTDERHETGPDDLVRHAEKMAKKKAARDKIMATKTDEKGLVIVHTGKGKGKSSAAFGMIFRHIAHGKKCGVVQFIKGAMSTGERDLILRHFQDICEFHTMGEGFTWETQDKARDIAMAQAAWEKAKDLIRDPSVSMVLLDEINIAIRYDYIAIQDVVDFLTSEKPHMTHVVLTGRNAKDELIEIADLVTEMELVKHPFRSGIKAQIGVEF
- a CDS encoding cobalamin biosynthesis protein CbiG; amino-acid sequence: MPLFDRILIVDWSGAGQPVTGKNSLWACLARREGDGHAIEWIENFSTRHVFMQRLNTVVASAVTRGERLLCGFDFAFGYPAGTAERLTGKSDWRTLWRRIASEIEDGPDNRNNRFEVASRWNATHFAGEPRFWGRPHQHVYPDLSDRKPAAPQTAPLAFRKSELFAKGAKSIWQLSYNGSVGSQTLLGIARLSRFLDESHYCDQVAVWPFETGFSASFEKPVVFAEIYPSLFPLAASDEVKDAVQVRTVAEAFSRFDADGRLSALLARPPMLSDEEVTASTTEEGWVLGIGHRALEFAGGDTPLWPAGHLPHKGGERTAACADLASDVPNSSMTSGTSFSDSAVVAEAATRHTPLSPLVGEMSQRDRGGYSA
- a CDS encoding sirohydrochlorin chelatase, producing MAEKLGIMVCGHGSRNQNAAREFAVIAEALRARNPDMPVEYGYLEFCNPVISAGLDSLREQGVTRVLAVPGMLFAAGHAKNDIPSVLNTYQAQHKDFVINYGRELGIDLKMIRAAGDRIQTAVDEANETLGFVDKHETLLMVVGRGSSDPDANSNATKVMRMLWEGMGFGWGETCYSGVTFPLVEPGLTHAAKLGYKRIVVFPYFLFTGVLVKRIYSYTDEVAARHPEIQFVKASYLNDHPLVLDAFQDRVKEILEGAAVMNCQMCKYREQVLGFEADVGQRQESHHHHVEGIGGGLENCPCKGDCDASCRDPDFCREHGLPWTPVHSHAEPAPLKPVPVEPAFDYAPSFTLGGKYAGLKDKAPDADLQAVMDAPSSGKAAHHEHGPNCGCGHHDQDHGHDHNHAHGHDHGHHHHHDAHDYGHHHHGHDHGHDHAHGHDHHHHHAPYPHADHPLGPKSMQKKK
- the cobI gene encoding precorrin-2 C(20)-methyltransferase, which gives rise to MTGKLYGLGLGPGDPELLTLKAHRILTSCPVVAYPAPDTGPSFARQIAADYITSAQLEVPIIVPMRVERFPAQDVYDQAAETLSRHLDAGSDVAVLCEGDPFFYGSFMYLFERLAGHYPTEVVPGVSSMMAAAAGLGRPLAARNDVLSVLPGPLDDDQLQRGIEAAGALAIIKIGRHFARIKALIERMGLVAQAGYVERVSLAEERLMPLAELTEDRAPYFSMILIYKGEERWHPAISQALGSGV
- a CDS encoding precorrin-8X methylmutase — encoded protein: MNAPLDYIRDPAEIYRQSFATIRAEADLDRFPAPMQPLIIRLIHACGMVDLVDDIAFSEGAFEAGAEALAQGAPVLVDVEMVRHGIITRLLPASNQVICLLNDERVRPKAVEIGNTRSAAQVDLWDEDLAGAVVAIGNAPTALFRLLERLDAGAPKPALIIGMPVGFVGAAESKDALIENSRGVPYIAVRGRRGGSAMASAAVNAVAGGLGTNV